A genome region from Pelodiscus sinensis isolate JC-2024 chromosome 27, ASM4963464v1, whole genome shotgun sequence includes the following:
- the CTSE gene encoding cathepsin E — translation MLRVPLKRHKSLRKILREHGQLSKFWKAQNLDMVQYTEDCSAIPETNEPLINYLDMEYFGQISIGTPPQNFTVLFDTGSSNLWVPSIYCVSKACAVHSRFHPSDSSTYNEVGTPFSIQYGTGSLSGIIGSDQVTVEGITVSNQQFAESVSEPGTTFLDSEFDGILGLAYPSLAVDGVTPVFDNMMAQNLVDLPIFSVYMSRNADSSAGGEILFGGFDPSHFSGTLNWVPVTKQGYWQIQLDNIQVGGTVAFCAEGCQAIVDTGTSLITGPSKDIKEMQNYIGAVPMDGEYAVECNNLNVMPDVTFTINGIPYTLNPQAYTLTDISDGMTFCTSGFQGLNMQPPAGPLWILGDVFIGQFYSVFDRGNNRVGLAPVVP, via the exons GGTGCCCCTGAAAAGACACAAATCCCTGCGGAAAATCCTGAGGGAGCATGGGCAGTTGTCCAAATTCTGGAAGGCCCAGAATCTAGACATGGTCCAATACACTGAAGACTGTTCTGCCATCCCAGAAACTAACGAGCCACTCATCAACTATCTGGAT ATGGAGTATTTCGGACAGATTTCTATTGGGACCCCTCCTCAGAATTTCACCGTGTTATTCGACACTGGCTCCTCCAATCTCTGGGTTCCATCGATCTATTGTGTCAGCAAAGCCTGTG CTGTGCATTCCAGATTTCATCCATCCGATTCCAGCACCTACAATGAGGTTGGGACTCCCTTCTCAATTCAGTATGGGACTGGCAGTTTGTCGGGAATCATTGGCTCAGATCAAGTCACT GTTGAAGGCATCACTGTCAGCAATCAGCAGTTTGCAGAGAGCGTCAGTGAGCCAGGAACCACTTTTCTGGATTCAGAGTTTGATGGGATTCTTGGGCTGGCCTACCCATCGCTGGCAGTGGATGGGGTTACCCCTGTGTTTGATAATATGATGGCGCAAAATCTGGTGGATCTGCCCATCTTCTCAGTCTACATGAGCAG GAATGCGGATTCCTCTGCTGGGGGAGAAATATTATTTGGTGGCTTTGATCCTTCTCATTTCAGCGGGACTCTGAACTGGGTGCCAGTCACTAAACAGGGATACTGGCAAATCCAATTAGACAA caTACAGGTGGGCGGGACCGTGGCCTTCTGTGCAGAAGGATGCCAGGCAATAGTGGACACCGGGACATCTCTCATCACGGGTCCTTCCAAAGACATAAAAGAGATGCAAAATTATATTGGTGCGGTGCCCATGGATGGCGAG TATGCCGTGGAATGCAATAACTTGAACGTGATGCCTGATGTTACCTTCACCATCAATGGGATCCCATACACCCTCAATCCCCAGGCCTACACACTCACG GATATTAGTGACGGCATGACCTTCTGCACCAGCGGCTTCCAGGGACTGAACATGCAACCACCAGCTGGGCCGCTTTGGATTCTGGGTGATGTTTTCATTGGCCAGTTTTACTCTGTCTTTGACCGTGGAAATAACAGAGTTGGGCTGGCACCAGTTGTCCCTTAA